One window of the Corynebacterium glutamicum ATCC 13032 genome contains the following:
- a CDS encoding MBL fold metallo-hydrolase produces the protein MLFERIYEEGLAQASYFIGCQREGKAIVVDARRDIQTYLDLAAKNNMVISAVTETHIHADYLSGTRELAAATGAEIFLSGEGGADWQYGFTGTTLMHNSTIKLGNITITAKHTPGHTPEHLSFLITDGAVSKDPGFMLSGDFVFVGDVGRPDLLDEAAGGVDTRFAGAQQLFHSLKEQFLALPDHIQVYPGHGAGSPCGKALGAIPSTTVGYEKANAWWAPYLRSDDEAGFVEELLDGQPDAHAYFARMKKQNKQGPAVLSTLSPLVKLEAEEVVEKLGSEAVFVDTREQNQVHLGTVVGALNIPRGAKASNFAAWVIDPQKDAQDLIVLAPDANTAADFRDALLRVGIDTVRYFTNSIDGLPTFVPELISPAELAETNYDALIDIRAKSEFAAGSIPGAQQLSGGSAMWRLNELPAGGTLVTFCQSGARNTVVANALRRAGFTVIELEGSYAAWEKSAANPKNLQTAV, from the coding sequence ATGCTTTTTGAACGCATCTACGAAGAAGGCCTCGCCCAAGCCAGCTATTTCATTGGCTGCCAACGCGAAGGCAAAGCGATTGTTGTTGATGCTCGCCGAGATATCCAGACCTATCTGGACCTTGCAGCAAAAAACAACATGGTCATTAGCGCCGTAACCGAAACCCATATTCATGCCGATTATCTCTCCGGTACTCGCGAACTTGCAGCTGCCACCGGCGCCGAGATTTTCCTCTCTGGCGAAGGCGGAGCTGATTGGCAATATGGCTTTACAGGCACCACCTTGATGCACAATTCCACCATCAAGCTGGGAAATATCACCATCACAGCCAAGCACACTCCCGGACACACTCCAGAGCACCTGTCATTTTTGATTACTGATGGTGCGGTCTCAAAGGATCCCGGTTTTATGCTCAGCGGTGACTTCGTCTTCGTAGGTGACGTGGGACGTCCAGATTTACTTGATGAGGCAGCTGGCGGCGTGGACACCCGCTTCGCCGGAGCACAGCAACTCTTCCATAGCCTAAAAGAGCAGTTCCTTGCACTCCCCGACCACATTCAGGTTTATCCAGGTCATGGTGCTGGCAGCCCTTGTGGCAAGGCATTGGGCGCGATCCCTAGCACCACCGTGGGATATGAAAAGGCTAATGCGTGGTGGGCTCCATATCTGCGCAGTGATGATGAAGCCGGCTTTGTGGAAGAGCTTCTCGACGGCCAGCCAGATGCCCACGCTTACTTTGCTCGCATGAAAAAGCAGAACAAGCAGGGACCTGCAGTACTTAGTACATTATCCCCGCTTGTGAAGCTAGAAGCCGAGGAAGTCGTCGAAAAGCTTGGTTCTGAAGCAGTATTTGTGGATACCCGCGAGCAAAACCAAGTCCATCTCGGAACCGTTGTTGGGGCATTGAATATTCCGCGCGGCGCCAAGGCGTCCAATTTTGCGGCGTGGGTTATTGATCCTCAAAAGGATGCTCAGGACCTTATTGTTTTGGCTCCGGACGCCAATACCGCTGCGGATTTCCGCGACGCTTTGCTGCGGGTTGGCATCGACACTGTGCGTTATTTCACCAACAGTATCGATGGATTGCCTACCTTTGTGCCAGAACTCATCTCCCCCGCTGAGCTAGCTGAGACCAACTATGACGCACTGATTGATATCCGTGCAAAGTCCGAATTTGCCGCTGGCAGCATTCCCGGCGCGCAGCAGCTTTCTGGAGGTTCGGCCATGTGGCGCCTCAATGAGCTGCCTGCGGGTGGCACTTTGGTAACCTTCTGCCAATCAGGAGCGCGAAATACCGTGGTAGCCAATGCTTTGCGACGCGCCGGATTCACCGTTATCGAGCTCGAGGGCAGCTACGCCGCGTGGGAAAAATCAGCTGCCAATCCTAAAAACTTGCAGACTGCCGTCTAG
- a CDS encoding sulfite exporter TauE/SafE family protein, with product MLGGGGAILAIPLLIYGFSFSATQATAASLIIIGLGALIGLISQYAAGHVRLKEGLSFGLLGLVGSFVGSHLASNIPDSLLLSGFAILTLVVALTMISKLRSTREYITRRPSILAIALSATGVGFLTGFFGVGGGFAIVPALIFALGFSMRQASATSLVVIAVNSAIAMGFRYSDLASIDWSVISPIIITTVLGAFSGVKLAKKVKASSLQLGFAGFLIFISIYMGFQNFPDLF from the coding sequence ATGCTCGGTGGTGGCGGTGCCATCCTTGCCATTCCGCTGCTTATTTATGGATTTTCTTTTAGCGCCACGCAAGCTACTGCAGCTTCATTAATCATCATCGGACTTGGCGCCCTCATTGGACTGATCAGCCAATACGCTGCCGGGCACGTCCGCCTTAAAGAGGGTCTAAGCTTTGGCCTTTTAGGGTTGGTCGGCTCATTTGTGGGCAGTCACCTTGCTAGCAATATCCCCGATTCCCTACTCCTGAGCGGCTTTGCCATCCTCACGCTCGTGGTGGCGTTGACCATGATTTCTAAATTAAGAAGCACCCGAGAATACATAACCAGAAGGCCAAGCATCCTTGCCATTGCTCTTAGTGCCACCGGCGTGGGATTTTTGACGGGATTTTTTGGTGTGGGTGGCGGTTTTGCCATTGTGCCAGCCTTGATTTTTGCGCTCGGTTTTTCCATGCGGCAGGCTAGCGCCACTTCCCTAGTGGTGATCGCCGTTAACAGCGCTATTGCCATGGGATTTAGATATTCCGATTTGGCAAGTATTGACTGGTCAGTGATCTCGCCAATTATCATCACCACCGTATTGGGCGCTTTTAGTGGCGTAAAACTAGCCAAAAAGGTCAAAGCATCATCACTGCAACTAGGTTTTGCTGGCTTCTTGATCTTCATTTCGATCTATATGGGATTTCAGAATTTCCCGGACCTTTTTTAA
- a CDS encoding HD domain-containing protein, which translates to MNTLSPRLRKAMNTAAWAHRHHVRKGGGIPYVSHLYSVMYLLASVTNDEDVLIAGLLHDTLEDVPEEYNSAQLEADFGPRVRELVEELTKQPLKSWKARADAYLLHLSAGASLEAVLISTADKLHNLMSILDDLEIHGEDLWQRFNAGKEQQIWWYSEVYQISLQRLGFNELNKQLGLCVEKLLKQSA; encoded by the coding sequence GTGAATACACTTTCCCCGCGCCTTCGCAAAGCTATGAATACTGCCGCGTGGGCACACCGCCACCACGTACGCAAAGGCGGTGGAATTCCGTATGTCAGCCATCTTTATTCAGTGATGTACTTGCTGGCCAGCGTCACTAATGATGAAGATGTGCTCATCGCCGGGCTGCTCCACGACACCCTCGAAGACGTACCCGAGGAATACAATTCTGCCCAACTTGAAGCTGATTTTGGTCCGCGGGTGCGCGAGTTGGTGGAAGAGCTCACCAAACAGCCCTTAAAAAGCTGGAAAGCGCGTGCCGACGCTTACCTCCTGCACCTCAGCGCAGGTGCCAGCTTAGAGGCTGTCTTAATCTCCACCGCAGATAAACTGCATAATCTCATGTCCATCTTGGATGACCTTGAAATACACGGTGAAGATTTATGGCAACGCTTTAACGCTGGCAAAGAGCAGCAAATCTGGTGGTATAGCGAGGTTTATCAGATATCTCTCCAGCGCTTAGGGTTCAATGAGTTGAATAAACAACTGGGGTTGTGCGTCGAAAAGCTCTTAAAGCAAAGCGCCTAG
- a CDS encoding IclR family transcriptional regulator has protein sequence MGQQEIIEDSTESGIKVLDRTVLILNVIAEQPRSLAELAAATDLPRATAHRLASALEVHGMLARSRDNRWTIGARLASLGARGADTLIDTAVPIMADLMERTGESVQLYRLTGTTRTCVASQEPSSGLKNVVPVGTRMPLNAGSAARVFAAYLPIPSASVFSREELDQVRASGLAESVGERELGLASLSSPVFDSNGSMIAALSISGVAERLKPHPAAMWGTELIDAAERLGALL, from the coding sequence ATGGGACAGCAAGAAATTATCGAGGACTCCACCGAGAGCGGTATTAAGGTTTTAGACCGCACTGTATTAATCCTCAATGTCATCGCAGAACAGCCTCGATCGTTGGCAGAGCTCGCAGCTGCCACCGATCTGCCCAGGGCTACAGCCCACCGCCTCGCCTCAGCGCTTGAGGTACACGGCATGTTGGCACGCTCCCGCGATAATAGATGGACCATCGGCGCACGGCTTGCCTCATTGGGTGCACGCGGCGCTGACACCCTCATCGATACGGCCGTACCAATTATGGCCGACCTTATGGAGCGCACCGGCGAATCCGTTCAGCTTTATCGCCTCACCGGCACCACCCGCACGTGTGTGGCCAGCCAAGAGCCCAGCTCCGGGCTAAAAAACGTGGTTCCCGTGGGCACTCGCATGCCTTTAAATGCAGGGTCAGCAGCGCGCGTTTTTGCCGCCTACCTCCCCATCCCCTCTGCCAGCGTCTTTTCCCGCGAGGAGCTTGACCAGGTGCGCGCCAGCGGCTTAGCGGAGTCCGTGGGCGAGCGTGAGCTCGGCCTTGCTAGCCTCTCCTCCCCTGTTTTTGATTCCAACGGATCCATGATCGCGGCACTGTCCATCTCCGGCGTGGCCGAGCGCCTCAAGCCCCACCCCGCCGCCATGTGGGGCACCGAGCTTATCGACGCCGCCGAGCGCCTAGGCGCTTTGCTTTAA
- the leuC gene encoding 3-isopropylmalate dehydratase large subunit, with the protein MTSPVENSTSTEKLTLAEKVWRDHVVSKGENGEPDLLYIDLQLLHEVTSPQAFDGLRMTGRKLRHPELHLATEDHNVPTEGIKTGSLLEINDKISRLQVSTLRDNCEEFGVRLHPMGDVRQGIVHTVGPQLGATQPGMTIVCGDSHTSTHGAFGSMAFGIGTSEVEHVMATQTLPLKPFKTMAIEVTGELQPGVSSKDLILAIIAKIGTGGGQGYVLEYRGEAIRKMSMDARMTMCNMSIEAGARAGMIAPDQTTFDYVEGREMAPKGADWDEAVAYWKTLPTDEGATFDKVVEIDGSALTPFITWGTNPGQGLPLGESVPSPEDFTNDNDKAAAEKALQYMDLVPGTPLRDIKIDTVFLGSCTNARIEDLQIAADILKGHKIADGMRMMVVPSSTWIKQEAEALGLDKIFTDAGAEWRTAGCSMCLGMNPDQLKPGERSASTSNRNFEGRQGPGGRTHLVSPAVAAATAIRGTLSSPADI; encoded by the coding sequence ATGACCAGCCCCGTGGAGAACAGCACCTCAACTGAGAAGCTGACCCTGGCAGAGAAGGTGTGGCGCGACCATGTCGTGTCCAAGGGAGAAAACGGCGAGCCCGACCTCCTCTACATCGACCTGCAGCTGCTGCATGAAGTGACCTCACCACAGGCATTTGACGGCCTGCGCATGACCGGCCGTAAACTGCGCCACCCAGAACTGCACCTGGCCACCGAAGACCACAACGTGCCAACCGAAGGCATCAAGACTGGCTCACTGCTGGAAATCAACGACAAGATTTCCCGCCTGCAGGTATCTACTCTGCGCGACAACTGTGAAGAATTCGGCGTGCGCCTGCACCCAATGGGTGATGTCCGACAGGGCATCGTGCACACCGTCGGCCCACAGCTCGGCGCAACCCAGCCAGGCATGACCATTGTGTGCGGTGACTCCCACACCTCCACCCACGGTGCTTTTGGCTCCATGGCATTCGGCATCGGTACCTCAGAGGTTGAGCACGTCATGGCTACTCAAACCCTGCCACTGAAGCCTTTCAAGACCATGGCCATTGAAGTTACTGGTGAACTGCAGCCAGGTGTTTCCTCCAAGGACCTGATTCTGGCGATTATCGCCAAGATCGGCACCGGCGGCGGACAGGGCTACGTTCTGGAATACCGCGGCGAAGCAATCCGTAAGATGTCCATGGATGCACGCATGACCATGTGCAACATGTCCATCGAAGCTGGCGCACGTGCCGGCATGATCGCCCCAGACCAAACCACCTTCGACTACGTTGAAGGCCGCGAAATGGCACCAAAGGGCGCCGACTGGGACGAAGCAGTTGCTTACTGGAAGACCCTGCCAACCGACGAAGGCGCAACCTTTGACAAGGTCGTAGAAATCGATGGCTCCGCACTGACCCCATTCATCACCTGGGGCACCAACCCAGGCCAGGGCCTGCCACTGGGCGAATCCGTACCAAGCCCAGAAGACTTCACCAACGACAACGACAAGGCAGCAGCCGAAAAGGCACTGCAGTACATGGACCTGGTACCAGGAACCCCACTGCGCGACATCAAGATCGACACCGTCTTCCTGGGATCCTGCACCAACGCCCGCATCGAAGACCTGCAGATCGCCGCTGACATCCTCAAGGGCCACAAAATCGCCGACGGCATGCGCATGATGGTCGTGCCTTCCTCCACCTGGATCAAGCAAGAGGCAGAAGCGCTCGGACTGGACAAAATCTTCACCGACGCTGGCGCTGAATGGCGTACCGCAGGCTGCTCCATGTGCCTGGGCATGAACCCAGACCAACTGAAGCCAGGCGAGCGCTCCGCATCCACCTCCAACCGAAACTTCGAAGGACGCCAAGGACCAGGAGGCCGCACCCACCTGGTATCCCCAGCAGTCGCAGCCGCCACCGCAATCCGCGGCACCCTGTCCTCACCTGCAGATATCTAA
- the leuD gene encoding 3-isopropylmalate dehydratase small subunit produces MEKFTTYTGVGVPLQRSNVDTDQIIPAVYLKRVTRTGFEDGLFSNWRQNDPNFVLNTDTYKNGSVLVAGPDFGTGSSREHAVWALMDYGFRAVFSSRFADIFRGNSGKAGMLTGIMEQSDIELLWKLMEQTPGLELTVNLEKQIVTAGDVVISFEVDPYIRWRLMEGLDDAGLTLRKLDEIEDYEAKRPAFKPRTNA; encoded by the coding sequence ATGGAAAAATTTACCACCTACACCGGCGTTGGCGTTCCACTGCAGCGATCCAACGTGGACACCGACCAGATCATCCCAGCCGTCTACCTCAAGCGCGTCACCCGGACCGGCTTCGAAGACGGACTGTTTTCCAACTGGCGCCAAAACGACCCCAACTTTGTCCTCAACACCGACACCTACAAGAACGGCTCCGTTCTCGTAGCAGGCCCTGACTTTGGCACCGGCTCCTCCCGCGAGCACGCCGTCTGGGCACTCATGGACTACGGCTTCCGCGCTGTCTTCTCCTCACGATTCGCCGACATCTTCCGCGGCAACTCCGGAAAAGCGGGCATGCTCACCGGCATCATGGAACAGTCCGACATCGAACTTCTGTGGAAGCTCATGGAACAAACCCCAGGCCTCGAACTGACCGTGAACCTGGAAAAGCAGATCGTCACCGCAGGCGACGTAGTGATCAGCTTCGAAGTTGACCCCTACATCCGCTGGCGTTTGATGGAAGGCCTCGACGACGCTGGCCTGACCCTGCGCAAGCTCGATGAAATTGAAGACTACGAGGCTAAGCGCCCTGCGTTTAAGCCACGCACTAACGCTTAA
- a CDS encoding NUDIX hydrolase: MANKNNKPHEVDKDQDSAMLINGRLQQIPARPTEEFTRPTLAAGAVLWRGDITNPDSIEVAVIHRPHYDDWSLAKGKVDPGESIPTTAAREILEETGYDIRLGKLIGKVTYPVLDRTKVVYYWTAQVLGGEFVPNDEVDEIRWLSVDEACELLSYQVDTEVLAKAAKRFRTPSTTRVLYVRHAHAHGRQTWGGDDNKRPLDKKGRRQAEMLVPMLLPFKPTAIYSAVPDRCQATALPLADELGLDVSVNRLFGDDAWETDPEACKKRFTDVVAQGGVPMIVGQGDIIPEMIKWFSENGTLPIDEKIKAKKGSVWVLSFHDGVFTGADYLASSLPVK, translated from the coding sequence ATGGCAAATAAGAACAATAAGCCTCATGAGGTGGACAAAGACCAAGATTCAGCCATGCTGATCAACGGTCGCCTGCAACAGATCCCGGCGCGTCCCACTGAGGAATTCACCCGCCCAACTCTTGCAGCAGGTGCAGTACTGTGGCGCGGCGACATCACCAACCCGGACAGCATCGAGGTCGCTGTCATCCACCGCCCGCACTATGATGACTGGTCCCTGGCCAAGGGCAAAGTCGATCCCGGCGAGTCTATTCCGACAACCGCGGCCCGTGAAATCCTTGAAGAAACTGGCTACGACATCCGTCTGGGCAAGCTGATCGGCAAGGTTACTTACCCTGTGCTCGACCGAACCAAAGTGGTCTACTACTGGACTGCCCAGGTTCTTGGTGGAGAGTTTGTCCCCAACGATGAAGTTGATGAAATCCGTTGGCTGTCTGTTGATGAAGCATGCGAGTTGCTCAGCTACCAAGTAGATACCGAAGTTCTGGCCAAGGCAGCAAAGCGTTTCCGCACTCCTTCCACCACTCGGGTGCTGTATGTTCGCCATGCTCATGCACATGGTCGCCAAACCTGGGGTGGCGACGACAATAAGCGCCCATTGGACAAAAAGGGGCGTCGACAAGCAGAAATGCTCGTACCCATGTTGTTGCCCTTCAAACCCACCGCAATTTACTCGGCGGTGCCCGATCGCTGCCAAGCCACCGCGCTCCCCCTTGCCGATGAGCTCGGCCTCGACGTGTCCGTCAACCGACTGTTCGGCGACGACGCCTGGGAAACCGATCCCGAGGCCTGCAAGAAGCGCTTCACCGACGTGGTCGCGCAAGGTGGCGTGCCGATGATCGTTGGGCAGGGCGACATCATTCCGGAAATGATCAAATGGTTCTCCGAGAACGGCACCCTCCCTATCGATGAGAAGATCAAGGCGAAAAAGGGCAGCGTGTGGGTGTTGAGCTTTCACGACGGTGTGTTCACCGGCGCTGATTACCTGGCGAGTTCCCTGCCGGTTAAATAG
- a CDS encoding NAD(P)H-dependent glycerol-3-phosphate dehydrogenase: MVSVSVMGAGSWGTTLAKVFSDAGNAVTLWARREELASTIRDSHENRDYLPGITLPESLQVTSSATEALEGAAIVVLAIPSQALRGNLAEWKETIPQDATLVSLAKGIEKGTHLRMSEVIAEVTEADPSRIAVLSGPNLAREIAEGQPAATVIACPDENRAKLVQAAVAAPYFRPYTNTDVVGTEIGGACKNVIALACGISHGYGLGENTNASLITRGLAEIARLGATLGADAKTFSGLAGMGDLVATCSSPLSRNRSFGERLGQGESLEKAREATNGQVAEGVISSQSIFDLATKLGVEMPITQAVYGVCHRDMKVTDMIVALMGRSKKAE; this comes from the coding sequence GTGGTTTCTGTAAGCGTGATGGGTGCAGGTTCCTGGGGAACCACGTTGGCCAAGGTCTTCTCTGATGCTGGCAACGCTGTGACGTTGTGGGCGAGGCGGGAAGAGTTGGCAAGCACCATCCGTGACAGCCATGAAAACCGTGATTACCTTCCGGGGATTACGTTGCCGGAGTCGCTGCAGGTCACATCATCGGCAACGGAGGCTTTAGAGGGCGCAGCCATTGTGGTGTTGGCGATTCCTTCGCAGGCGTTGCGTGGCAATTTGGCGGAGTGGAAAGAGACGATCCCGCAGGATGCGACCTTGGTGTCCTTGGCTAAAGGTATTGAAAAGGGCACGCACCTGCGGATGAGTGAAGTGATCGCGGAGGTGACGGAAGCGGATCCTTCACGCATCGCGGTGTTGTCGGGGCCAAACCTTGCTCGTGAGATCGCGGAGGGGCAGCCTGCAGCTACGGTGATTGCTTGCCCTGATGAAAACCGAGCGAAACTTGTGCAGGCTGCAGTGGCTGCGCCGTATTTCCGCCCGTACACCAACACTGATGTGGTGGGCACTGAAATCGGTGGTGCGTGTAAGAACGTCATCGCGCTGGCCTGTGGTATTTCCCATGGTTACGGCCTGGGTGAGAACACCAATGCATCGTTGATTACTCGTGGCCTTGCAGAGATCGCACGCCTCGGTGCCACATTGGGTGCGGATGCGAAGACTTTTTCTGGCCTTGCGGGAATGGGCGACTTGGTGGCTACGTGTTCATCACCGCTGTCGCGTAACCGCAGCTTCGGTGAGCGTTTGGGTCAGGGTGAATCCCTAGAGAAGGCTCGCGAGGCAACCAATGGTCAGGTTGCGGAGGGTGTTATTTCCTCGCAGTCGATTTTTGATCTTGCCACCAAGCTTGGTGTGGAGATGCCGATCACCCAGGCTGTCTACGGTGTGTGCCACCGAGATATGAAAGTAACTGACATGATTGTGGCTCTCATGGGCAGGTCTAAGAAGGCTGAGTAG
- a CDS encoding D-alanine--D-alanine ligase family protein, whose protein sequence is MSNSNSGKVRVAVVYGGRSSEHSVSCVSAGAIMAHLDPEKYDVIPVGITVDGAWVVGETDPQKLTLIDRTMPEVEHHEEVRPSLDPAHRGEFHFSDGSLYATADVIFPVLHGRFGEDGTVQGLFALSDIPVVGPGVLASAAGMDKEYTKKLMAAEGLPVGREVILRDRTELTEAEKNLLGLPVFVKPARGGSSIGISRVTAWEDFNKAVGLARAHDEKVIVESEIVGSEVECGVLQYPDGRIVASVPALLSGTESGAGGFYDFDTKYLDNVVTAEIPAPLDEKTTELIQSLAVESFQALACEGLARVDFFVTANGPVLNEINTMPGFTPISMYPQMFTASGVAYEELLDVLVQQALHRDN, encoded by the coding sequence GTGAGCAACTCTAATTCTGGAAAAGTCCGCGTCGCAGTCGTTTATGGTGGTCGCAGTTCTGAGCACTCCGTCTCCTGCGTCTCCGCTGGTGCTATCATGGCCCATCTCGATCCTGAGAAGTACGATGTGATTCCCGTCGGCATTACTGTCGACGGCGCGTGGGTTGTTGGTGAAACCGATCCACAGAAGCTAACTCTCATCGATCGCACCATGCCTGAGGTGGAGCATCATGAAGAGGTTCGCCCAAGCCTGGATCCCGCACACCGTGGAGAGTTCCACTTTTCCGATGGCAGCTTGTATGCCACCGCTGATGTGATTTTCCCTGTGCTGCATGGTCGTTTTGGTGAAGACGGCACTGTGCAGGGTCTGTTTGCACTGTCTGATATTCCGGTCGTTGGCCCAGGTGTGCTGGCCTCTGCTGCGGGAATGGACAAGGAATACACTAAGAAGCTCATGGCAGCGGAAGGGCTGCCCGTTGGCCGTGAGGTGATTCTACGTGATCGTACCGAGCTGACCGAGGCAGAAAAGAACCTGCTGGGCCTGCCTGTATTTGTGAAGCCTGCGCGTGGTGGCTCATCGATTGGTATCTCTCGTGTTACTGCGTGGGAGGATTTTAATAAGGCTGTGGGGCTTGCTCGTGCCCATGATGAGAAGGTCATTGTGGAATCAGAGATCGTTGGCTCTGAGGTGGAGTGTGGCGTGCTGCAGTATCCAGACGGTCGTATCGTGGCGTCTGTTCCTGCGTTGCTGTCTGGCACCGAATCAGGCGCTGGTGGATTCTATGACTTTGATACCAAGTACTTGGACAACGTTGTTACTGCAGAGATCCCAGCACCGCTTGATGAGAAGACCACGGAACTGATCCAGTCTTTGGCTGTGGAATCTTTCCAGGCTCTTGCGTGTGAAGGCCTTGCTCGCGTGGACTTCTTTGTTACCGCCAATGGTCCTGTGCTCAATGAGATCAACACCATGCCAGGATTTACCCCCATTTCCATGTACCCACAGATGTTCACTGCATCAGGCGTGGCTTATGAGGAATTGTTGGATGTGTTGGTGCAGCAGGCATTGCACCGCGACAACTAG
- a CDS encoding DUF3515 domain-containing protein: protein MSAVNSAGRPANGGINKTPMIIALVLSIVLVLAVLFGARVLLGPAGQQQIAMSGLPAPDAESAECAALLEDLPGEAFGHTRAEIMDPVPPGAAAWSTSDLERVTLRCGVDMPFQYTALANTVDVDGTTWLPVSDMTPGSSLETWYSVNRFPVVAITADDISTDSADNPVAPFSSAVDKLEKRDGQPFDAPLTGLSSAGTTCTSLFDALPRQLEVGGDDGTTYERIEEDRMQAAGYSDDAVAWDTPGLEPIVIRCGVEPSENYAAGAMLQQIDDIPWFEDTILASGTTSSTWYALGREIDIAVSLPQAASSSLITISGFIEDTVPAE from the coding sequence ATGAGTGCCGTGAACAGTGCTGGTCGCCCAGCCAACGGGGGAATTAACAAAACCCCCATGATTATTGCCCTAGTGTTATCTATTGTGTTGGTTTTGGCGGTGCTGTTCGGCGCCCGAGTCCTCCTTGGCCCCGCCGGCCAGCAACAGATAGCCATGAGTGGGCTTCCCGCCCCAGACGCAGAATCTGCTGAGTGCGCCGCATTACTCGAGGATCTCCCCGGCGAGGCCTTCGGGCACACCCGTGCAGAAATCATGGATCCTGTTCCACCGGGCGCTGCCGCCTGGTCCACCTCAGACCTCGAGCGTGTGACGCTGCGTTGTGGCGTCGATATGCCATTCCAGTACACCGCGCTCGCCAACACCGTCGACGTCGACGGCACCACCTGGCTACCTGTCTCCGACATGACCCCCGGCTCCTCCCTGGAGACCTGGTACTCCGTCAACCGCTTCCCCGTCGTCGCCATCACCGCCGATGACATCAGCACCGACAGCGCCGACAACCCCGTCGCCCCCTTCAGCAGCGCCGTCGACAAGCTAGAAAAGCGCGACGGCCAGCCCTTCGACGCCCCACTTACCGGCTTGAGCTCAGCCGGCACCACATGCACTTCGCTTTTCGACGCCCTCCCCCGCCAACTCGAAGTCGGCGGCGACGACGGCACAACGTACGAACGCATCGAGGAGGACCGCATGCAGGCCGCCGGATACTCCGACGACGCAGTCGCGTGGGACACGCCGGGATTAGAACCCATTGTGATCCGTTGCGGCGTGGAGCCTTCTGAGAACTACGCAGCCGGTGCCATGTTGCAGCAGATCGATGACATCCCGTGGTTCGAGGACACCATTTTGGCCTCCGGTACCACCTCGTCTACCTGGTATGCCCTTGGACGCGAGATCGACATCGCCGTGTCTCTGCCTCAGGCTGCTTCCTCTTCCCTGATTACTATCTCCGGTTTCATTGAAGACACGGTTCCTGCGGAATAA
- a CDS encoding thiamine-phosphate kinase, translated as MAHSLSFPDSLRDGPTVGDLGEFEVIRVITEQAGSSLNGDDAAVLRHASPNSRAVVTTDMLVAGRHFQLDWSTPEQIGQKAIVQNFADIEAMGARPVAALLAISAPTHTPVEFVRGLARGMNQRLEEYSAELVGGDITSGDSLVIAVTAIGQLGGSLPELTLGRARPGQTLVAHGKIGYSAAGLALLQHFGPDNVPEHLRPLVDAHCAPVLTPGRGMVARAAGATAMTDNSDGLIVDLNQMAMKSGVRIDVDSSSISPDELLSEAASVLGTDAWRWILSGGEDHTLLSTTFGDAPSGFRTIGQVTKTRHEDLVTVDKKTPAFSDGWRSF; from the coding sequence TTGGCGCACTCACTTTCATTCCCGGATTCGCTTCGCGACGGGCCAACCGTTGGAGACCTCGGGGAATTTGAAGTGATTCGGGTAATCACGGAGCAAGCTGGATCATCTCTCAACGGCGATGACGCAGCTGTGCTTCGGCATGCATCACCCAATTCCAGGGCTGTTGTCACCACCGACATGTTGGTTGCGGGTAGGCATTTCCAATTGGATTGGTCCACCCCGGAACAAATAGGGCAGAAGGCGATTGTGCAGAACTTTGCTGATATTGAGGCGATGGGTGCACGTCCAGTAGCCGCATTGTTGGCGATTTCCGCCCCCACACACACCCCCGTGGAGTTTGTCCGAGGCTTAGCCCGTGGCATGAATCAACGCTTGGAGGAGTACTCCGCGGAACTTGTTGGCGGAGACATCACCAGCGGGGACTCCTTGGTTATTGCTGTAACTGCAATTGGTCAACTGGGTGGATCCTTGCCAGAGCTGACGTTGGGACGTGCCCGACCAGGACAGACCCTGGTGGCCCACGGAAAGATCGGTTACTCCGCAGCAGGCCTTGCTCTACTGCAGCACTTTGGTCCAGACAACGTTCCAGAGCACCTTCGCCCCTTGGTGGATGCACACTGCGCACCAGTTCTCACCCCAGGCCGAGGCATGGTGGCACGCGCTGCTGGAGCGACCGCCATGACTGATAACTCGGACGGACTGATTGTGGATCTTAACCAAATGGCCATGAAGTCTGGTGTGCGCATCGATGTGGATTCCTCTAGCATCAGCCCCGATGAACTCCTTAGCGAAGCCGCTTCCGTACTCGGAACAGACGCCTGGCGATGGATCTTAAGCGGCGGGGAAGACCACACCCTGCTCTCTACGACGTTTGGCGATGCCCCCTCTGGATTCCGCACCATCGGCCAAGTCACCAAAACACGCCACGAAGACCTCGTCACCGTAGATAAGAAAACCCCCGCATTTTCCGATGGATGGAGAAGCTTCTAA